Proteins from one Plasmodium yoelii strain 17X genome assembly, chromosome: 2 genomic window:
- a CDS encoding ras-related protein Rab-5C, putative: protein MDHYISNINNDGKYETNQNSNANKVFNFKLVLLGDTSVGKSCIVVRFAKNEFYEYQESTIGAAFMTQLIDIGECTIKFEIWDTAGQERYRSLAPMYYRGAAAAVIVYDITNKKSFEGAKGWIHELKSVHSNDIVIALAGNKCDLEKNRVIDKELAESFANSNNILFIETSAKTGTNVNDLFLKIAKKLPRNKKDKDTFGGIQINNTEEASKKCC from the exons atggaccATTACATATCgaacataaataatgatgGTAAATATGAGACTAATCAAAATTCGAATGCCAATAAAGTTTTCAATTTTAAGCTAGTTCTACTag gaGATACATCAGTAGGGAAATCATGTATAGTTGTTAGATTTGccaaaaatgaattttatgaatatcagGAATCTACTATTGGGG CTGCATTTATGACCCAACTAATTGATATTGGAGAATGTACAATAAAATTTGAAATATGGGATACAGCCGg ACAAGAGAGATATAGAAGTTTAGCGCCTATGTATTATAg GGGTGCCGCAGCAGCAGTCATAGTATATGACATAACAAATAAGAAATCGTTTGAAGGTGCAAAGGGCTGGATTCATGAATTAAAATCAGTGCATTCAAACGACATCGTAATAg CATTAGCAGGAAACAAGTGTGATTTAGAAAAAAACAGAGTTATTGACAaagaa ctaGCTGAGTCCTTTGCTAATAGCAAcaatattttgttcattgaAACATCGGCAAAAACGGGAACCAACGTTAAcgatttatttttgaaaatag ctAAAAAGCTACCTCGCAACAAAAAAGACAAAGATACGTTTGGTGGAATTCAG aTTAACAATACTGAAGAAGCCTCTAAAAAATgttgttaa
- a CDS encoding centrin-1, putative has product MNRKNQNMIRSANNRNKRNELNDEQKLEIKEAFDLFDTNGTGRIDAKELKVAMRALGFEPKKEDIRKIISDVDKDGSGTIDFNDFLDIMTIKMSERDPKEEILKAFRLFDDDETGKISFKNLKRVAKELGENITDEEIQEMIDEADRDGDGEINEEEFMRIMKKTNLF; this is encoded by the exons ATGAATagaaaaaatcaaaatatgaTAAGAAGCGCAAATAATCGcaataaaagaaatgaatTAAATGATGAACAAAAGTTAGAAATAAAAGAAGCCTTTGACCTTTTTGACACAAATGGAACTG GCAGAATTGATGCAAAAGAATTAAAAGTGGCTATGAGAGCCTTGGGTTTCGAGCCAAAAAAGGAAgat atacGAAAAATAATATCTGATGTTGATAAAGACGGATCAGGTACTATAGATTTCAATGATTTCTTGGATATAATGacaataaaaatg AGTGAAAGAGATCCAAAGGAAGAAATATTGAAAGCCTTTAGATTGTTTGATGATGATGAAACTGGAAAGATATCCTTCAAA aaCTTAAAGCGGGTTGCCAAGGAGCTCGGCGAAAATATAACTGACGAGGAAATCCAAGAA ATGATTGATGAAGCAGATCGAGATGGAGATGGGGAAATAAACGAAGAAGAATTTATGAGAATTATGAagaaaacaaatttattttaa
- a CDS encoding 2-C-methyl-D-erythritol 4-phosphate cytidylyltransferase, putative: protein MNIIWGVLSYIFFNYYIFKGCYYFVYSLKIYNFQKDKIIKQKGINLDDRPLYRNGKFVCTQNNIKDNKLCKKKEEKKKKKFQFIYTNFKSNKKDENISQKNIIFPLLNYFIKSTNDTNKRCCIKSIYNDEKNEEYINVNNLDKIKKYEKNINKKNIHSIFLCGGIGKRTKLASRKQFLHLDNIPLFIYSFNLFIKCNYIKSISLVCDSTFFPHVIKSINKYNSLLLKKKIKNNFLKTINDHILEKKNNLTEINTEHGQDPNISLNLDKIKDEQNEVLTEHNEVQTEQNEVLTEQNEVQTEQNEVLTEQNEVQTEQNEAHILNYIKENKYIIYDNEKNKCIFDMEEILNNLKEKNVNKKKYKIKPKDIDTNRYKLITIVDSGNERIDSFLNALKFLNIYENNQEYIYNVLENYWKNNPHLNSKFNIEFGYNCSLKGDKLKKKKKKNDQDGNGNGEDENDGDANYKNVEDESLGKKKKKKKYITDILIHDGARPFLSEFDFFNLVYQSSLGKNVILGTKATDTIKLLKNNKKEKDEYTSIKKNIDRKIIFQAQTPQIFESKTLLNILQYFISPSNYITTNSNKSVNKNKQLKNTSQFTDTSSIVQYFTKNKITILQATFPNFKITNPTDVFQSVFFMKYIYNNNASNDIYRSLFKDEYINSDSSYILTNQFNNFFFYNSLNKKQKILYQRFYYRHLSNDALRQI, encoded by the coding sequence ATGAATATTATTTGGGGAGTTTTGagttacatattttttaattactaCATATTTAAAGgatgttattattttgtatactctttaaagatatataattttcaaaaagataaaataataaaacaaaaaggAATTAATTTAGATGATAGACCTTTATATCGGAATGGGAAATTTGTTTGCACACAGAATAATATTAAGGACAATAAATTGTGtaaaaaaaaggaagaaaaaaaaaaaaaaaaattccaatttatttatactaattttaaatcaaataaaaaggatgaaaatatttctcaaaaaaatattatttttcctttgttaaattattttattaaatctaCAAATGATACTAATAAAAGATGTTGTATAAAATCTATttataatgatgaaaaaaatgaagaatatATTAACGTTAATAATTtagacaaaataaaaaaatatgaaaaaaatataaataaaaaaaatatacattctatatttttatgtggTGGAATTGGAAAAAGAACTAAATTAGCATCAAGAAAGCAATTTTTACATTTAGACAATATTCctctttttatatattcatttaatttatttataaaatgcaATTACATAAAATCAATAAGTTTAGTTTGTGATTCAACATTTTTTCCACATGTCATTAAaagtattaataaatataattctttattattaaaaaaaaaaattaaaaataattttcttaaaacaattaatgatcatatattagaaaagaaaaataatttaacgGAAATAAATACTGAGCATGGCCAAGATCCCAATATCTCTTTAAATTtggataaaataaaagatgaacaaaatgaagtGCTAACTGAACATAATGAAGTGCAAACTGAACAGAATGAAGTGCTAACTGAACAGAATGAAGTGCAAACTGAACAGAATGAAGTGCTAACTGAACAGAATGAAGTGCAAACTGAACAGAATGAAGCACAtattttgaattatataaaagaaaataaatatataatatatgataatgaaaaaaacaagtGTATTTTTGATATGGaagaaatattaaataatttaaaagaaaaaaatgttaataaaaaaaaatataaaataaaaccaaAAGACATTGATACAAATAGATATAAACTAATAACCATTGTAGATAGTGGAAATGAACGAATAGACTCTTTTTTAAATGctcttaaatttttaaatatatatgaaaataatcaagaatatatttataatgttttAGAAAATTATTGGAAAAATAATCCTCATTTAAATTCGAAGTTTAATATCGAATTCGGTTATAACTGTTCACTTAAGGGAGacaaattgaaaaaaaaaaaaaaaaaaaatgatcaaGATGGGAATGGGAATGGTgaagatgaaaatgatggagatgcaaattataaaaatgttgaaGATGAAAGCCttggtaaaaaaaaaaaaaaaaaaaaatatattacggACATATTAATTCATGATGGAGCCCGCCCCTTTCTTTCagaatttgatttttttaatttagtGTATCAATCAAGTTTaggaaaaaatgttattttagGAACAAAAGCAACAGATaccataaaattattaaaaaataataaaaaagaaaaagatgaatatacatcaataaaaaaaaatatagatcgaaaaataatatttcaggCTCAAACCCCACAAATATTTGAAAGCAAAACCTTATTAAACattttacaatattttatatctccttcaaattatataactacaaatagtaataaatcagttaacaaaaataagcaattaaaaaatacatcACAATTTACAGATACATCTTCTATAGTTCaatattttactaaaaataaaatcacaATATTGCAAGCAACATTtccaaattttaaaataacaaatcCTACAGATGTTTTTCaatctgttttttttatgaaatatatttataataataatgcaagCAATGATATTTATCGCAGTTTATTTAAAGACGAATATATCAATTCTGATTCGAGCTATATATTAACAAACCAATTTAacaatttctttttttataattctctaaataaaaaacaaaaaattctCTATCAACGTTTTTACTATAGGCATCTCTCTAACGACGCACTGCGCCAGATTTGA
- a CDS encoding endonuclease/exonuclease/phosphatase, with amino-acid sequence MYRGNKIRVGTLNIFNKFYYNTTKRVLSSSFEYVNNTDRRNLLYNYLLNNSLDIICLQEVDSFMINNINVKFRDFGFAFDFPSNYITPSANSNNCCIIYKKNFKLLSKKNFDLNESVQKYFAKYSSESQCEIQDAFLIELKKRQSLATMIILELASNTFIGICNCHIHWNPSYPDIKLFHTYLIIKEFYEFIENNFPDFPLIPLLLVGDFNSTPFLKSDKNLKGPSIFSGVYELVTTGRLSKSHEHHPAVLRKNTKLEIYPDLVVDPFKSIFNDLNGKEPLFTNKTKSFSGCIDYIFYKGLVPLSAQIVPNDIEHIESLPTPKYPSDHALLISDIFIV; translated from the exons atgtatagaGGAAATAAAATCAGAGTTGGAACGCtaaatattttcaataaattTTACTATAATACTACTAAAAGGGTTTTAAGCAGTTCATTTGAATATGTGAATAATACCGATCGTAGAAATTTactttataattatttacttAACAATTCACTTGatataatatgtttacaA GAAGTGGACTcatttatgataaataatattaatgtaaAATTTCGGGATTTTGGTTTTGCCTTTGATTTTCCATCAAATTATATTACACCGTCAGCTAATAGTAACAACTGCtgtattatttataa aaaaaatttcaaattgttaagcaaaaaaaatttcGATCTTAATGAATCAGTACAAAAATATTTCGCAAAATATTCCTCAGAAAGCCAGTGTGAG ATACAAGATGCATTTTTAATAGAGTTGAAAAAGAGACAAAGTCTTGCCACTATGATTATACTCGAATTGGCt aGCAACACATTTATAGGAATATGCAATTGTCATATACATTGGAATCCTTCGTATCCTGATATCAAATTATTTCATAcctatttaattataaaagaattttatgaatttattgaaaataattttcctGATTTTCCACTTATTCCGTTATTATTAGTTGGTGATTTTAATTCTACACCATTTTTG AAATCAGACAAAAATTTGAAAGGACCTTCTATATTCAGTGGTGTATACGa gTTGGTAACCACAGGGAGATTGTCGAAAAGTCATGAACATCATcca gCTGTGCTAcgaaaaaatacaaaattggaaatatatcCCGATTTAGTTGTAGACCCGTTTAAAAGCATTTTCAATGAT TTAAATGGAAAGGAACCTCTTTTTACAAACAAAACTAAATCGTTTAGCGGATGCATTGactatattttctataaagGCCTCGTTCCTTTATCTGCTCAAATTGTTCCAAACGACATAGA GCATATCGAAAGTTTGCCAACACCAAAATACCCGTCAGATCATGCTCTACTAATAtcagatatatttattgtttaa
- a CDS encoding ATP synthase-associated protein, putative, with the protein MYRRYIWSSIFRDVNYRFKKLYHSFYYAQSHIKYVMLILFPGVIWSTRYRADTKLGYFFYINDEKLYPRINDDNNNNDNYIDKYMNYTKKLVNNQKWVNGTKFYLNDDITVQDAKKIIYKNEENIPKNIKLGCKGRMMDDNDNLALAVRAFCKRDPKIIIWEDEHAQFV; encoded by the coding sequence ATGTACAGGAGATATATTTGGAGTAGTATTTTCCGTGATGTTAATTATAGATTTAAGAAATTATAccattcattttattatgcaCAAagtcatataaaatatgtcatgttaatattatttccTGGAGTTATATGGTCAACTAGATATAGAGCAGATACAAAATTgggatattttttttatatcaatgatgaaaaattatatcctcgtataaatgatgataataataataatgataattatattgataaatatatgaattatacaaaaaaattagtaaATAATCAAAAATGGGTTAATGGtacaaaattttatttaaatgatgATATAACTGTTCAAGAcgcaaaaaaaattatttataaaaatgaagaaaatattcctaaaaatattaaacttGGATGTAAAGGAAGAATGATGGATGATAATGATAACTTAGCTTTAGCAGTTAGAGCTTTTTGTAAAAGAGACcccaaaataattatttggGAGGATGAGCATGCTCAGTTTGTTTaa
- a CDS encoding asparagine and aspartate rich protein 2, putative, translated as MDEKRKHHKKKKVGKKAKNKKINKNVNKKYHKAFTFSGGINSAHRRKQHLYELEEKKLRINKTIKEGYKNSPIIVAVHGPKGVGKSTLIKSIIKYYVGININEINKPISIFTKNLKRYTFIEINDDILHMIDIAKIADICLLVIDGNFGFELETLEFTSILNTHGMPKVIGVVTNMDKFKDNKSIRKRKKKINKRFSEEMVEGSKIFFLSGIQNNKYNKTEIRNLCKFLSVMKRPLISWREQHGYILGLKLDIEDSEFCKSEHKSGLLKDEDNFVDSEDIQLGKFLNKCDDDISVYVEGYIYGSKMYKNQNVHIPNIGDVQIKNIKLLDDPFKLNQEKKTPSIYAPMSDVGNLSFDFDNMYIHIPNSKINFTKPEIIQKEEKNDPHMGEQNNHRTGEEQTGDTDKSGDTGDDADDTDKSGDTDESGDTGDDADDTDKSGDTDEDGDSDGSGDSEDENAKYLTDSIRMVRELQDCKYVFSKNQEEDNIKLFDTNESEIKGGTEERRKAPSNVYISEKQKKKKMAENYINERSREYNNLQSILYEKKNKEEDYNYISNINMSDNEHGENDENDENYNDFYKKYALQNDENYNDFCTKYALQNDENVESDYSENEEMGPYSNIANLIAYENKINIDVFLYNNNYINRINNSLYFKGDIINIINIEKRKIINQNTNSDISIQDINMHIVKNIISNETSNLDKNQENIYSYIHPNNYFFNDIDSFNLVKDDVFIFNNLSIFIGDIAQDQLVDNFFLKYDELYSSYFVKSEDEQNDEMDEKNEKMDDEMNEKVDDEMNDKSEAKGVRPIEENLKLAKEKKEKEKAKFLETEEIGIISNAYGTSVNIGEYVKIEIIIKRSKLEILKNNIIICGGLQRYEEKNSIIHCRIKKHRWFPKVMRSNDPLIFSVGWRRYQSIPIYSINERNNVRIRFLKYTTEHMHCNCTFYGPLAGVNSGILAIYNYKKIPFYRICINGIILETNNNINIMKKLKLIGEPYKIFKNTAFVKNMFNTDLEVCKFINCPVITPSGIKGLIKNKINDKGDFRCTFSDQIKKSDIVILKLYVNVSIKKYYNYDIENKIKSINELRYIYNIYVNHSSGYKQIPFRHFYHNKIYVKPQLLKQLPFKSKPKLFKKIDHENQTQINNKKNDSINFKALENPKLAAKWYQMLHSIKKNIILKRKEKSKLSYHKKLKTKIKIQEEKDKVVKQRKKNSYIKNRKVK; from the coding sequence ATGgatgaaaaaagaaaacaccataaaaaaaaaaaagttggaaaaaaagctaaaaataaaaaaatcaataaaaatgtaaacaaaaaatatcataaagCCTTTACATTTAGTGGAGGAATAAATAGTGCCCATCGACGAAAACAACATCTATATGAATTGGAAGAAAAAAAGTTACgaattaataaaacaataaaagAGGGGTATAAAAATAGTCCTATTATTGTAGCTGTTCATGGTCCTAAAGGTGTTGGAAAAAGCACATTAATAAAAAgcataattaaatattatgttggtattaatataaatgaaataaataagcctatatcaatttttacaaaaaatttaaaaagatatacatttatagaaataaatgatgatataCTTCATATGATAGATATTGCAAAAATAGCAGATATTTGTTTGCTAGTAATTGATGGTAATTTTGGGTTTGAATTAGAAACATTAGAATTTACAAGCATATTGAATACTCATGGTATGCCAAAAGTTATAGGCGTTGTTACAAATATGGataaatttaaagataataaaagtatacgaaaaagaaaaaaaaaaattaataaaaggtTTTCAGAAGAAATGGTAGAAGGatctaaaatattttttcttagtggaatacaaaataataaatataataaaacagaGATCAGaaatttatgtaaattttTATCAGTTATGAAAAGGCCATTAATATCTTGGAGAGAACAACATGGTTATATTCTTGGACTAAAATTAGATATCGAAGATAGTGAATTTTGTAAAAGTGAACACAAAAGTGGTCTCTTAAAAGATGAAGACAATTTTGTGGATAGTGAAGATATACAATTAGGGAAATTCCTCAACAAATGTGATGATGATATATCTGTATATGTTGAAGGTTATATATATGGatcaaaaatgtataaaaatcaaaatgtACATATACCAAATATTGGAGAtgttcaaataaaaaatattaaattattagatGATCCATTCAAATTGAatcaagaaaaaaaaactccAAGTATTTATGCTCCAATGTCAGATGTTGGAAATCTCTCTTTTGATTTTGATAACATGTACATCCATATTCCAAATAGTAAAATTAATTTCACAAAACCggaaataattcaaaaaGAAGAGAAAAACGATCCCCACATGGGCGAACAAAACAATCATCGCACGGGCGAAGAGCAAACTGGCGATACAGACAAAAGTGGCGATACAGGCGATGATGCTGACGATACTGACAAAAGTGGCGATACAGACGAAAGTGGCGATACAGGCGATGATGCTGACGATACTGACAAAAGTGGCGATACTGATGAGGATGGTGATAGTGACGGAAGTGGCGATAGTGAGGACGAAAACGCAAAGTACTTAACAGATAGCATTAGAATGGTAAGGGAATTGCAAGATTGcaaatatgttttttctaaaaatcaagaagaagataatataaaattgtttgATACAAACGAAAGTGAAATTAAAGGAGGAACAGAAGAGAGACGTAAAGCCCCATCAAATGTTTATATTAgtgaaaaacaaaaaaaaaaaaaaatggcagAAAATTACATCAATGAAAGATCTAGAGAATATAATAACTTGCAATCgattttatatgaaaaaaaaaataaagaagaagattataattatatttcgAATATAAACATGTCAGATAATGAGCATGGCGAAAACGATGAAAACGATGAAAATTACaacgatttttataaaaaatacgCTTTGCAAAATGACGAAAATTACAACGACTTTTGTACAAAATACGCTTTGCAAAATGACGAAAATGTTGAATCGGATTATtcagaaaatgaagaaatggGTCCATACTCTAATATTGCTAACTTGATTGCTtacgaaaataaaataaatatagatgtatttttatataataataattatataaatagaataaacaactctttatattttaaaggagatataataaatattataaatatagaaaaaagaaaaataataaatcaaaataCTAATTCAGATATATCTATCCAAGATATCAATATGCatatagtaaaaaatattatatctaaTGAAACATCTAACTTAGATAAAAAtcaagaaaatatttatagcTATATACATcctaataattatttttttaatgatataGATTCATTTAATTTAGTAAAAGAtgatgtttttatatttaacaaCCTTAGCATATTTATTGGAGATATTGCACAAGACCAACTTGTAGATAATTTCTTTTTGAAATATGACGAACTATATAGTTCATATTTTGTGAAAAGTGAGGATGAACAAAACGACGAAATGGacgaaaaaaacgaaaaaatgGATGACGAAATGAACGAAAAAGTGGATGACGAAATGAACGACAAAAGTGAAGCGAAAGGCGTTAGACCCATTGAGGAGAATCTTAAATTGgctaaagaaaaaaaagaaaaagaaaaagcgAAATTTTTAGAAACAGAAGAAATTGGAATTATAAGCAATGCTTATGGGACATCAGTAAATATTGGTGAATATGTAAAAATcgaaattataataaaaagaagTAAATTAGAaatcttaaaaaataatataatcatATGTGGAGGGTTACAAAgatatgaagaaaaaaattctATAATACATTGtagaattaaaaaacataGATGGTTTCCTAAAGTTATGAGATCAAATGAtcctttaatattttcagTTGGATGGAGAAGATATCAAAGTATACCAATATATTCAATAAATGAAAGAAATAATGTTAGAATAAGATTTCTAAAATATACAACAGAACATATGCATTGTAATTGCACATTTTATGGACCATTAGCAGGTGTTAATAGTGGAATATTAGCTAtctataattataaaaagatTCCATTTTATCGTATATGTATAAATGGAATCATTTTAGAAacaaataacaatataaatattatgaaaaaattaaaattaattggagaaccatataaaatatttaaaaacacagcttttgttaaaaatatgtttaacaCAGATTTAGAAGtttgtaaatttattaattgcCCTGTTATTACACCTAGTGGAATCAAAGgtcttataaaaaataaaataaatgataaaggTGATTTTAGATGTACATTTTCAgatcaaattaaaaaaagtgatATAGTTATATTGAAATTATATGTAAATGTttctattaaaaaatattataattatgatatagaaaataaaataaaatcgatAAATGAAttaagatatatatataatatttatgttaaCCATTCTAGTGGATATAAACAAATACCATTTAGACATTTTTATCAcaataaaatttatgttaaaccacaattattaaaacaattaCCTTTTAAATCGAAAcctaaattatttaaaaaaattgatcaTGAAAATCAaacacaaataaataataaaaaaaatgattctattaattttaaagcTCTAGAAAATCCTAAGTTAGCTGCTAAATGGTATCAAATGTTACACtcgattaaaaaaaatattattttaaaaagaaaagaaaaatcaaaattgtcatatcataaaaaattaaaaacaaaaataaaaattcaagaAGAAAAAGATAAAGTTGTAAAacagagaaaaaaaaattcatacataaaaaatcgaaaagttaaataa